The Epinephelus lanceolatus isolate andai-2023 chromosome 1, ASM4190304v1, whole genome shotgun sequence genome has a window encoding:
- the LOC117260673 gene encoding Krueppel-like factor 15 yields the protein MVSLSSRTLILENDLFRDSSSLFSLGLGDGVHSEGGSSASCNSPETGEVGAVHSSSPGEEEEEDEEEDEETSLHIFLGTEGEEEPASQDPKLPEFPFHPSSPFSPTLEDIEEFLREKMELVKEGLLTPKEEASPLPCSESPSSTAPPAASLETCSDIGTSASHCTSSSNTPQKDQKSHSPADLYPSGQMNSPPSTLTSPVLLGGPLVLQLQPLPLAQPSASAGSSPGAPSGIWLTHVVMGLQGATGQNVTLLAPQVPSTPTTLLSLNSGDTKSADQKYVKIAPLPITMRTLEITGMTGVGGQGNGLLKAVAPRMTRLPPTERVHKCSHPGCGKMYTKSSHLKAHFRRHTGEKPYTCSWPECGWRFSRSDELSRHRRSHSGIKPYECSLCEKKFARSDHLSKHTKVHRSSRPSRIIRATV from the exons ATGGTGTCTCTCAGCAGCAGAACGCTGATTTTGGAGAATGACCTGTTTAGGGATAGCAGCAGCCTATTCTCCCTTGGCCTAGGAGATGGCGTCCACAGCGAAGGGGGCAGTTCAGCCTCCTGCAACAGCCCCGAAACTGGGGAGGTGGGGGCTGTGCACAGCTCTAGCcctggagaggaggaagaggaggatgaagaagaagatgaggagACGAGTCTGCATATTTTTTTAGGaacagagggagaagaggagccTGCGAGTCAGGATCCTAAACTGCCAGAATTCCCTTTCCATCCCTCTTCCCCGTTCTCCCCGACCCTGGAGGACATAGAGGAGTTCTTGAGGGAAAAAATGGAACTGGTCAAAGAGGGGCTGCTGACTCCAAAAGAAGAGGCCTCCCCTCTTCCATGCAGTGAATCTCCATCCTCCACTGCACCCCCGGCTGCTTCCTTAGAGACTTGCAGTGACATAGGGACTAGTGCCTCTCACTGCACTTCAAGCTCAAACACCCCTCAGAAAGATCAAAAGAGCCACAGCCCAGCTGACCTTTATCCTTCTGGCCAAATGAACTCCCCACCCTCCACCTTAACCTCACCAGTGCTCCTGGGGGGTCCACTGGTTCTCCAGCTCCAGCCCCTACCTCTGGCCCAGCCCTCGGCCTCAGCAGGCTCTTCACCTGGGGCGCCAAGTGGCATTTGGCTCACTCATGTGGTCATGGGGCTCCAGGGTGCAACAGGACAAAATGTCACCCTGCTGGCCCCACAGGTGccctccacccccaccaccCTGTTATCACTAAACAGTGGAGATACCAAGTCAGCTGATCAGAAGTACGTGAAGATCGCCCCTCTGCCCATCACTATGAGGACTCTAGAGATCACAGGCATGACTGGGGTTGGGGGCCAGGGCAATGGTCTGCTTAAGGCCGTGGCCCCCCGGATGACCAGACTGCCACCTACAGAGAGGGTCCATAAGTGCTCCCACCCAGGCTGTGGGAAGATGTACACCAAAAGCAGCCATCTGAAAGCTCACTTCCGCCGGCATACAGGAGAGAAGCCCTACACATGTAGCTGGCCTGAGTGTGGATGGAG GTTCTCCCGATCTGATGAACTGTCTCGTCACCGCCGCTCTCACTCTGGCATCAAGCCATATGAGTGCTCACTGTGCGAGAAGAAGTTTGCCCGCAGTGACCACTTATCCAAACACACGAAGGTCCACCGCAGCTCCAGGCCCAGCAGGATTATCAGAGCCACTGTGTGA